Proteins encoded in a region of the Elaeis guineensis isolate ETL-2024a chromosome 7, EG11, whole genome shotgun sequence genome:
- the LOC105049262 gene encoding uncharacterized protein has translation MAKTRFFSPNPGVISLDSNDFWRENGGGGWATAIVVVLLLSWQLLRAFSRRRAPLSGDPKSMPTPTTPSSTGNPSLGISNIISDADLKDLITSLEGKLKDKERWKDVIDKKNDHISYNAKCCRPKDGPLKYLSVTTFERCSTELLRDFYMDNEYRKVWDKTLIKHDQLQVDETSGTEFGRMIKKFPLLTPREYLLAWRVWEGKDKAFYCYVRDYEHPLVPRQRKYVRVGFFRSGWHIRKIPGRDACEITMVHQEDAGLNAEMAKLAFAKGIWNYVCKMNNALREYTPPIRSRSISVATLLRLIQKVPPMLEADAEVSQQGLSESPGGRTYGRQAVRNVSGKELSRRPSKKWIANGLLLLGGIVCLSRGRSSLGTQLAVACILKKLMKHGAASGQVETNRVVKARHEPRHHV, from the exons atgGCTAAAACCCGTTTCTTCTCTCCGAATCCGGGGGTAATATCCCTAGATTCGAACGATTTCTGGCGGGAAAACGGTGGCGGGGGGTGGGCGACGGCGATCGTCGTGGTCCTCCTCCTCTCCTGGCAGCTCCTGCGCGCCTTCTCGCGGCGTCGCGCGCCCCTCTCCGGAGATCCCAAGTCGATGCCGACCCCGACGACGCCTTCCTCGACCGGGAATCCTTCTCTAGG GATATCGAATATCATATCTGACGCTGATTTGAAGGACTTGATAACCAGTTTGGAAGGGAAGCTCAAAGATAAAGAGAGATGGAAAGATGTAATTGATAAAAAGAATGACCATATATCATACAATGCAAAGTGTTGCAGGCCAAAG GATGGTCCCTTGAAATACCTTAGTGTCACAACATTTGAGAGATGCTCCACTGAACTATTAAGGGACTTCTACATGGACAATGAATACAGGAAAGTGTGGGACAAGACCTTGATCAAACATGATCAGCTGCAGGTTGATGAAACCAGTGGGACAGAATTTGGgcgtatgataaaaaaattcccTCTCCTGACACCAAGAGAGTATTTGCTGGCATGGCGTGTGTGGGAAGGAAAAGATAAAGCCTTCTACTGCTATGTAAGG GACTATGAACATCCGTTGGTACCACGACAGAGGAAATATGTTCGAGTTGGTTTTTTCAGATCAGGTTGGCACATTAGGAAAA TTCCTGGTAGGGATGCATGTGAGATCACAATGGTTCATCAGGAAGATGCTGGCCTAAATGCGGAGATGGCAAAACTAGCTTTTGCCAAGGGGATTTGGAATTATGTGTGCAAGATGAATAATGCACTGCGCGAATACACTCCTCCCATCCGCAGTCGCTCAATCTCTGTTGCAACTCTGCTCAGACTTATCCAAAAG GTTCCACCAATGTTGGAGGCTGATGCTGAGGTAAGTCAGCAAGGACTCTCCGAGAGCCCAGGTGGCAGAACCTATGGCAGGCAGGCTGTCAGGAATGTATCAGGGAAGGAACTATCAAGGAGGCCCTCAAAGAAGTGGATAGCAAACGGATTGTTGCTTCTTGGAGGCATTGTCTGTCTGTCTCGTGGTCGCTCCAGTCTTGGCACTCAGCTGGCCGTGGCATGCATATTGAAGAAACTTATGAAGCATGGAGCGGCATCAGGACAAGTCGAGACAAACCGTGTTGTAAAGGCTAGACATGAGCCAAGGCACCATGTCTGA